From a region of the Solanum stenotomum isolate F172 chromosome 2, ASM1918654v1, whole genome shotgun sequence genome:
- the LOC125857200 gene encoding 1-aminocyclopropane-1-carboxylate oxidase homolog 4-like encodes MANSGPLNPNPVPNSDRLEQLKQFDESKIGVKGLVDKGLTTIPSFFIHSEEPNPEPKTRPGNNHSIPVVDFSAPRETVVEQVHRASTSLGFFQIINHSVPVSAINRIVGSIKSFNEQNDELKMKYYSRDITRGAAYSTNFDLYNSKAASWRDTLQVRLTPTPPDWEYVPEVCREAIVEWDKEVVKIGEELMGLLCEGLGVEKDRLKELSCLDGRVMAAHYYPYCPQPELTKGLTPHTDPGVLTVLVQNEMTGLQVKFGEEWVDLKPIPGAIVINIGDILQIISNDEYKSVVHRVLANPFQEPRVSVAIFLNPGQRENSFGPLPELISDEKPAVYRDFMYKDYMGRFFSKELDGKTLTNYYRVSNQI; translated from the exons ATGGCGAATTCCGGTCCTCTGAACCCAAACCCAGTTCCGAACTCCGATCGTCTCGAACAACTGAAACAATTCGACGAGTCGAAAATCGGAGTTAAAGGTCTTGTTGATAAGGGACTTACTACCATACCCAGTTTCTTCATCCACTCGGAAGAACCAAACCCGGAGCCCAAAACCCGACCCGGTAACAATCACTCCATACCCGTCGTCGACTTCTCTGCTCCTCGGGAAACGGTCGTTGAACAAGTTCATCGTGCTTCAACGAGCTTAGGGTTCTTCCAGATTATCAATCATTCTGTTCCGGTCAGCGCTATAAACAGAATTGTAGGTTCGATTAAATCGTTTAATGAACAGAATGATGAATTGAAGATGAAGTATTATAGTAGGGATATTACTCGTGGAGCAGCGTATTCTACGAATTTTGATTTGTACAACTCGAAAGCTGCAAGCTGGAGGGATACGTTGCAGGTGAGGTTGACGCCTACTCCGCCGGATTGGGAGTATGTGCCGGAGGTGTGTAGGGAGGCGATTGTTGAGTGGGATAAGGAAGTGGTGAAAATTGGGGAAGAATTGATGGGTTTATTGTGTGAAGGGTTAGGGGTGGAAAAGGATAGATTGAAGGAATTGTCTTGTTTGGATGGAAGAGTTATGGCTGCACATTACTATCCTTATTGTCCACAGCCGGAGTTGACGAAAGGGCTGACGCCGCATACAGATCCCGGTGTGTTAACGGTGTTGGTGCAGAATGAAATGACTGGATTGCAAGTGAAATTTGGGGAAGAATGGGTGGATTTGAAGCCGATTCCGGGGGCTATTGTGATTAATATTGGTGATATTCTTCAG ATAATATCGAATGATGAATACAAGAGTGTGGTGCACCGAGTTCTAGCCAACCCTTTTCAAGAACCCCGCGTATCAGTTGCCATCTTCTTGAACCCAGGCCAAAGAGAGAACTCATTTGGACCTCTCCCTGAACTAATATCAGATGAAAAGCCAGCCGTTTACCGCGACTTCATGTACAAGGATTACATGGGGAGATTCTTTTCAAAGGAGTTGGATGGGAAGACTTTGACAAATTACTACAGggtttcaaatcaaatataa
- the LOC125857266 gene encoding uncharacterized protein LOC125857266 translates to MEQKQGKINNNLEDGVVIIHSQVRKIRQEMEKIKYPALTQPEITGKQQQQRSRSPLGLAHRPISVGS, encoded by the coding sequence ATGGAGCAGAAACAAGGCAAAATCAACAATAATTTGGAAGATGGAGTTGTTATAATTCATAGCCAAGTTCgaaaaataagacaagaaatgGAGAAAATTAAGTATCCAGCTTTAACGCAACCGGAGATCACCGGAAAACAGCAGCAGCAACGATCGAGATCGCCGCTTGGATTAGCTCATAGGCCTATTTCTGTTGGAAGTTAA